The stretch of DNA CCCCTCGAACAAATCCTTGAACTGACGAGGCTGCGACCGAAGATACTGGTTCGGCGCCTTCACCTTTCCGCCAAGGTGCGCCGCCGCATGCCAAGGCCAACGCGGGTCATACAAGATCGTCCGCGCCAGCGCGATCATGTCCGCATCGCCCGTGCCCACAATCGCCTCCGCCTGCTCGAAATCGGTGATCAGCCCGACCGCGACGACCGGGATCGACACCGCCTGCTTCACCGCCCGCGCGAGCGGCACCTGGTAGCTCGGCCCGACCGGGATCTGCTGCGCCGGCGTCGTCCCGCCGCTCGACACGTGGATCGCGCTGCACCCACGCGCCTCCAGAGCCTTCGCGAACGCCACGGTCTGCTCGGAATCCCAGCCGCCCTCGGCCCAGTCCGTCCCCGACACGCGCATCGTCACCGCGCGCTCGGCCGGGAACGCAGCCCGAACCGCGTCGAACACTTCGAGCGGGAAGCGCATCCGGTTTTCAGGGCTGCCGCCATATTCGTCCTCACGCCGGTTCGACAGCGGCGACAGGAACTCATGGAGCAGATAGCCATGCGCGGCGTGCAACTGGATCGCATCGATCCCCAACCGCGCAGCCCGCATCGCCGACGCCACGAACGCATCGCGCACCCGTGCCAGCCCCTCGCGGTCTAGCGCGACCGGTGCGTTCTCCTCGGGCAGGAACGGCACCGTCGACGGCCCCTCGGTCTGCCAACCATTGAGTTCGCCCGGCGCAATCTGCAAACCGCCCTTCCACGGCACCTCGCACGAGGCCTTGCGCCCGGCATGCGACAACTGGATCG from Sphingomonas faeni encodes:
- a CDS encoding NADH:flavin oxidoreductase/NADH oxidase gives rise to the protein MSGPKLFEPLKVGNLTLANRIVIAPMCQYSAVDGCMNDWHQIHLGQLALSGAALLTIEASAVLPEGRITYGDVGLYDDATEAAMAGVIESVRRWSDMPIAIQLSHAGRKASCEVPWKGGLQIAPGELNGWQTEGPSTVPFLPEENAPVALDREGLARVRDAFVASAMRAARLGIDAIQLHAAHGYLLHEFLSPLSNRREDEYGGSPENRMRFPLEVFDAVRAAFPAERAVTMRVSGTDWAEGGWDSEQTVAFAKALEARGCSAIHVSSGGTTPAQQIPVGPSYQVPLARAVKQAVSIPVVAVGLITDFEQAEAIVGTGDADMIALARTILYDPRWPWHAAAHLGGKVKAPNQYLRSQPRQFKDLFEG